In the Pseudonocardia sediminis genome, CGCGCCGGGGACGGAGGGCCACACCCGATGACACCGTCGGACATGCCCCGGCCGGCGCACCGGGCGCTGGAGTCCCGGACCGTCCTGATCGTCGACGACCACCAGCTGGTGGGGTCCTCGCTCGAGCACGGCCTGCGTGCCGAGGACGAGGACGCCCACTACCACCCCACCGGGTCGGCCCGGGCCGTGCTCGAGACCGCGGCCCGCTACCGGCCCGGCCTGGTCGTGCTGGACCTCGACCTCGGGCGCGACGAGGACGGGAGGCGGATCGACGGCGTCGAGCTGATCCCGGCGCTGCGGCGGGCCGGGTGGCGGGTGCTGGTGCTCTCCAGCAGCTCGAACGCCGCCCGGATCGGGTCCGCGCTGGCCGCGGGCGGGTACGTCTGGATCTCGAAGAACGCGCCGTTCCCGCAGCTGCTGCTCGCGGTCCGGGAGGCCCGGGCCGGCCGGTCGGTGCTGTCGGGGGACCAGCGCGAGCGGCTGATCGGTCTGCACCGCAAGCACGAGCGCGACCAGCACGAGCTGACGGTGAAGCTGGCGCGGCTGACCCCGCGCGAGCACGAGGTGCTGGCCCAGCTCGCGGAGGGCAAGCGCGCGCAGGCGATCGCCAGCCACTTCGTCGTCTCGGTGCCGACCGTGCGGACGCAGGTCCGGGCCGTCCTCGGCAAGCTCGAGGTCGGCTCCCAGCTCGAGGCCGTCGCGCTGTTCCGCGGGACCGCCCGGCACTCCGTCACTCAGCACTCCGCCAGCCGGCACTGAGTGTCGCCCGCGGCGCCTCAGCCGCCCGACAACGCGATCAGCTTCCGCACGGTGTTGAGGTTGCGCGCGGTGCCGGGCACGCCCAGCGCCCGGCCGATCGAGGCGTCCTTCATCTGCGGACGACCGGCCCCGGTGCTGTAGCGGATATGCATCTCGCGGCCGTCGACGTCCCAGAGGTCGTCCCCGACGGCGAACGTCCGCGCCTTCGCGATCGCGGCCGCGGTGGGCGCCCGCAGCAGGAACGACACGTAGGACCACTTCGGTTCGACCACCTCGAAGGGGTGCGCCGCCAGGGCGTCGGCCAGCTCCCGGGGCGTGCGGGAGATCGCCTCCCGGAAGAACCCGTGCTCGGCCTCCACCGCACGCTCCAGGGAGCGGTCGAACTCGTCCGGGTCGCCGGGGACGTCGGCGACCAGGTTCCCGCTGGCGATGTAGGTCCGGGGGTCGACCGCGCCGAGCCCGCCCGCGATCTCCCGCAGCGAGGCCATCGGCAACGGCGCACCGCCGACGTTCACCGCACGCAGGAGGACCACCCGGACGCCCATGGGTCGCAGTATGACGCGGCCGCCGCATCGCTCCACCCCCGCCACCGCGACGCTCCACCCGACGCCGGACCGACACCCGCTGTTCGCGTTCGGCCCGCCGCCCCCGAGATCCCGGTGACGTGGCCGGGGTGAACGCCGACGACAGGGACGACGTGGACGACGCCGTGATGACCGTGAACGAGGCGGCCGGCAACGCGGTCGAGCACGCCTACGACCCACCCGGCGACGGGACCGTGTCGGTATCGGTCCGGACCGGGCCGGGCCGGTGTGCGGGAGCGGCGACCGGGTACAGCGCCGAGATGGACGCGTCCCTCACCTTCGTCGGCACGGCCACCACCGTGCTGCGGCTCGGCCGGCACACCCTGCTCACCGACCCCAACTTCCTGCGCCGCGGCCAGAGGGCCGACCTGGGCTACGGGCTGTCCTCGCGGAGGCTGACCGAGCCGTCGACCACCATCGCCGACCTCCCGCGCCTCGACGCCGTCCTGCTCTCGCACCTGCACGGCGACCACTTCGACGGCGTGGCCCGCCGCGAGCTCGACCACGCCCTGCCGGTGCTGACCACCCCCGCGGCCGCGCAGCAGCTCGGGAGGTGGGGGTTCGGGGCGGCCACCGGCCTGCGGACCTGGGAGTCCCACGTCCTCGGCGACGACGCCGAACGCGTCCGGGTCACCGCGGTACCCGGGCAGCACGGGCCCGCACTGCTGCACCGCGCGCTCCCGTCGGTGATGGGCAGCATCGTCGACCTCGAACGGCGCGGGCACCGCTCGCTGCGGATCTATATCACCGGCGACACCCTGAACGTCCCGGCGCTGCGCGAGGTCCGTGCGCGCTTCCCCGACGTCGACGTGATGATCGCCCACCTGGGAGGCACGCGGGTCGCCGGCGTCCTGGTGACGATGGACGCCGTGCAGGGCGCCGACCTGGTCGACGTCATCCGGCCCGGGTCGGTGGTCCCGGTGCACTTCGACGACTACGGCGTGTTCCGCTCGCCGCTCACCCACTTCACCGACGAGATGCGCCGCCGCGGGACGTCGGACCAGGTCCGGTACGTCGCCCGCGGCGAGACCGTCTCGCTGCCGGCCCGCCCGGTGCCGGACCGGACGAGCCTGGACCCGGCGCTGCGCCCGGCCTGAACCCGTCAGTCCTGCTCCGGGCCGCCGGTCTCGTCGCCCGCGGTGGCTCCGGGTTCCCGGCCCGGGGGCTCGGCCGGGACGGCGTGCACGTCGTTGGCGACGGCCAGGTCGTGCTCGAGCCGCTCGGCGTCGGCCTCGTCGGCGGGGCCGGACTCCTTCTCGGGGTCGTTCGTCATCGGTTCCGTCCTCTCGTGGGGGTCTGCAGGTCGGGATGTCAGGGCCGGTCCAGGACGGACCGCACCTGCTCGGCGACGACGAGGTCCTCCCTCGCACCGACGACCAGGCTCGTCACGGCGGAGCCGTCCGGGGAGATCACGGCGTCTCCCCCGCCGTCGGCCCGCTCGTTGCGACCGTGGTCGAGCGCGATGCGCAGGAACCCGAGCCCGTCGGTGATCCGTGCGCGCATCCCGGGCCGGTGCTCGCCCACCCCGCCGCTGAACGTCAGCGCGTCGATCCCGCCCATCGCCGCGACCATCGCCGCGACCTGCGCGCGGGCCCGATGCGCCCACACCTGGAGCGCGAGGACGGCCTCCGGGTCGCCGCGCCCGGCGGCCTCCTCGACCACCCGGGTGTCCGACCGCCCGGTCAGCCCCAGCAGACCGCTGTGCCGGTCCAGGTCCTCGGCGACCTCGGCGCGGTCGAGCCCCCGCTCGACGAGCCAGAGCGGGACCGCCGGGTCGAGGTCGCCGCTGCGGGTGCCCATCACGAGCCCGGCCGTGGGCGTGAACCCCATCGTCGTGTCGACCGAGACCCCGCCGTGGATCGCGCACAGCGACGCCCCGGACCCGAGGTGGGCGTTGACGATCCGCAGGTCCCCGACCGGCCGGCCGAGGATCTGCGCGGTGCGCCGGGCCGCCCACTCGTGGGCCAGGCCGTGGAACCCGTAGCGCCGGACGCCGAACTCGTCGCGCCAGCGGGCCGGGACCGCGTAGGTGCTCGCCGCCGCCGGCATCGTGGCGTGGAACGCGGTGTCGAAGCACGCGACCTGCCCGACACCCGGAAGCGCCTCGCGGGTGTGGCGCAGCGCCGCGACGGCGGGGCCCTGGTGCAGCGGGGCCAGCGTGCGCAGGCGCTCGATCCGGTCCAGGACGTCGTCGTCGACCCGGACCGGGCCGGTGAACTCCGTCCCCCCGTGCACGACGCGGTGCCCCACGCCGTCCGGGTCGGCCGTGCCCGTCAGGAACCGCGCGATGCCGCCGGCGGCGTCGTCCGGGTCGACCGAGTCGGTGCGCTCGGTGCCGGTGCCGTCGAGCAGCGAGAGCTTCACCGACGACGAGCCGGCGTTGACCACCAGGATCCGGCTCATACCGGCCACACCCACTCGACGACGTCCGGGGCGTCCTCGCCGTGGCGGCGGGTGTGGTCGCGGCAGCGCAGCCGCTCGTCGCCCATGTACTGGCGCAGCCCCGCCTCGGCGACGGAGAGGCCCGGCACCCGGTCGATGACGTCCATGACCAGGCTGAACCGGTCCAGCTCGTTCATCATCACCATGTCGAAGGGGGTCGTGGTGGTGCCCTCCTCCTTGTAGCCGCGCACGTGGATGTTGGTGTGGTTGGCCCGCCGGTAGGTCAGACGGTGGATCAGCCAGGGGTAACCGTGGTAGGCGAAGATCACCGGCCGGTCCCGGGTGAACAGGCCGTCGAAGTCGCGGTGCGAGAGCCCGTGCGGGTGCTCGCGCTCGTCCTGCAGCCGCATCAGGTCCACGACGTTGACCAGCCGCACCTTCAGGTCCGGCAGGTGCGTGCGCAGCAGGTCCACCGCGGCCAGCGCCTCGATCGTCGGGACGTCCCCGGCGCACCCGAGCACGACGTCGGGCTCGGAGCCGGCGTCGTTGCTCGCCCACTCCCAGATCCCGACGCCGCGTGCGCAGTGCGCCACCGCGGCCTCCGGGTCGAGCCACTGCGGCTGCTCGTTCTTGCCGGTGATCACGACGTTGACCAGGTCGCGGCTGCGCAGGCAGTGCTCCATCGTCGCGAGCAGGGTGTTCGCGTCCGGCGGGAGGTAGGCCCGGACGATCTCCGGCTTCTTGTTCAGCACGTGGTCGAGGAACCCGGGGTCCTGGTGGGAGAAGCCGTTGTGGTCCTGGCGCCACACGTGGCTGGTCAGCAGGTAGTTCAGCGACGCGATCGGGCGCCGCCACGGGATCGAGCGGCTGGCCTCGAGCCACTTGGCATGCTGGTTGAACATCGAGTCGACGATGTGTACGAACGCCTCGTAGCAGTTGAACAGCCCGTGCCGTCCGGTCAGCAGGTAGCCCTCCAGCCAGCCCTGGCACAGCTGCTCGTTGAGCACCTCCAGGACGCGCCCGCGCGGGCCCACGTGCTCGTCGCCGTCGCGGCGCTCGCCGAGGAACTGCCGGTCGGTCACCTCGAACAGCGCCTGCAGCCGGTTCGACGCCGTCTCGTCCGGCCCCATCACCCGGAAACCGTCCGGGTTCGCGCGCGCCACCTCGCCCAGCCAGACGCCCAGCGTCCCGGTCGCGCTCGCGTTCGCGATGCCCGGCGCCGGGACCTCGACGGCGAACTCCCGGATCCCGGGTGCGCGCAGGTCGCGCAGCAGCTCGCCGCCGTTGGCGTGCGGCGTGGCGCTGAGCCGGTGCGACCCGACCGGGGACACCGCGAGCACCTCGGCCCGGGGGCGGCCGTCGTCGTCGAAGAGCTCGTCGGGGCGGTAGGAGCGCAGCCACTCCTCCAGCTGGCGCCGGTGCCCCTCGTCGTCGCGCACGCCGGTCAGCGGGACCTGGTGCGCCCGCCACGTCCCCTCGACCTGCTGCCCGTCGACGACGGTCGGCCCGGTCCAGCCCTTCGGCGTGATCAGCACCAGCATCGGCCAGCGCGGCCGCTCGACCTCGGCGCCCGCCGCGTACTGCTCGGCGGCGCGGGAGCGGATCCGGTCGATCTCGGCCGTGATCTCGTCGACGACCTCGGCCATGCGCTCGTGCACGGCCATCGTGTCCTCGCCGTCGAACCCGCCCTCCAGCACGTAGGGCCGATGCCCGTGGCCCTCCATCTGGGCCAGCAGCTCGCTGCGGGGTATCCGGTCCAGCACCGTCGAGTTGGCGATCTTGTAGCCGTTGAGGTGCAGCACCGGCAGCACGGTGCCGTCGTGCACCGGGTGCAGGAACTTGTTCGACTGCCACGAGCCGGCCAGTGCCCCGGTCTCCGCCTCGCCGTCGCCGATCACGCACGTGACCAGCACATCCGGGTTGTCGAACGCGGCCCCGTAGGCGTGCGCCAGCGAGTACCCGAGCTCGCCACCCTCGTTGATCGAGCCGGGCACGGTCGGCGCGGCGTGGCTCGGGATGCCGCCGGGGAAGGAGAACTGGCGGAACAGCTCGGCCATGCCCTCGCCGTCGCGGGAGACGTGGCTGTAGCGCTCGGTGTAGGTGCCCTCCAGCCAGGCCGCGGCGACGACGGCCGGCCCGCCGTGGCCGGGGCCGGTGACGAACAACGACTCCCGGTCGTCGCGGGCGATCACCCGGCTCATGTGGGCCCACAGGAACGTCAGGCCGGGTGTGGTGCCCCAGTGCCCGAGCAGGCGCGGCTTGATGTGCTCGCGGGACAACGGCTCACGCAGCAACGGGTTGGACATCAGGTAGATCTGCCCGACGGAGAGGTAGTTCGCAGCGCGCCACCACGCGTCCAGGGCGGTCAGCTCGGCGAGCCGCTCGGCGTGCGTGCGATCACTACTGGTCGACAGGCTCATCGGAGACGCCTACCCCGCCCCGGCCCCGTCAAGCGTCACCGGGGCCGCAGCCCTAACCTGACCGGCCGTGGCCTACGACGACCTCGTCCCCGACCTCGAACGGGCCAACGCGGCCCGGATGTACGACTACCTGCTCGGCGGAGCGCACAACTTCGCCGTCGACCGGGAGGCGGCCGAGCATGCGCTCGCCCGGCGGGCGGACCTCGGGGAGGTCGCGCGGGCCAACCGCCGGTTCCTGGGCCGGGTGGTGCGCCGGTGCCTCGACGAGGGGATCGGCCAGTTCCTCGACCTCGGTTCCGGGGTCCCGACCGTCGGCAACGTGCACGAGATCGCGCACGCCGGTGCCCCGGACGCCCGGGTCGCCTACGTCGACATCGAGCCGGTCGCCGTCGCGGCCGGGCGCAGCCTCGTCGCCGGGTCCGACCTGGTCACCGTCACCCACGGCGACCTGCGCGACCCCGCCGCCGTGCTGGGCGCCCCCACCGTCGCGCAGCATCTCGACCTGACCCGCCCGGTCGCGGTGCTCGCCGTCGCGGTGCTGCACTTCGTGCCCGGCGACCTGACGGCGCTGCTGGCCGGGTACCGGGACGCGCTGGTCCCGGGCAGCGTCCTGGCGCTGAGCCACGGCAGCGACGACGTCGACGACCCGGAGCTCGCGGCCCGGGTGCGGGCCGGCGTCGAGGCCTACCGCGGGACGGCCAGCGAGGCCCACCTGCGCACCCGCGCCGAGATCGTCGACGCCCTCGGCGGCGCGGACGCCCTCCTGCCGCCGGGTCTGGTCGACCTCGAGGACTGGCCCGACGCACAGGACACGCGCCCGGCCACCGGGATGGTCGGGGCCGTGGCCCGGATCGGCTGAGCCGGCCGGCGATCCGCGTGCACTCCGGGCGGACCGGGTAGTCCCCGCCCATGCCCACCGACCGCTTCGACGGCTCGATCGCCGGCCTGGGCACGCCCGCCGGCCTGCGCGTGGTCGTCGGCCACTGGCCGGACTCCCCGCTCGGCGCGTTCACCGACGTCATGGTCGAGACCTCCGACGGGCACCGCGTCCTGCTGGCCCCGGACCGGCGGGTCGCCGACTTCGTGACGGCCACCTACTCCTTCGACGAGGTGCGGCTCGGGCCGGTCGCGCACACCGTCCGGGGTGACCGGTGCCAGGTCGTGGCCGGGCCGCTGGAGTGCGCGTTCCGGGTCGGTCCGCGTTCGGCACTCGGCCTGGCACTGCGGGCGGTGCCCGCGCGCCTGGCGACCGACCCGCGCTGGGTCTCGGCGATCGACGCCGTCGCCCGGCGGGTGCTGCCCGGAGTCCGCACCGTCGGCAGCGCCGGAGGCGGGCGCACCGAGTACTACTGCGCGCGCGACATGCACCGGATCGAGGCCGCCGTCGTGCGGTGGGACGGCCGGGACCAGGGCGGACTCGCCCCGGTCCGGCCGCCGGTACGGTTCGGCTTCGGCTCGACGCCGGCCGCACCGTCACTCGTCCGGATCACCACGCTCGTCGACGTGCCGGGGTTGTGATCCCCGGCCGTGCCGCGGGCGGAGAATCCCCGCCATGGACCCCACCCCGCCCGCCTCGTCGCCGTCCGACCCGTCGCCGGCCGACCGGAAGCGCTGGCGCCGGATGCTCGCCGACGAGCGCGAGGAGTCCAAGGTCTACCGCGACCTGGCCGGTCGCCGCACCGGCGACGAGCGGGAGATCCTCCTCGGCCTCGCCGATGCCGAGGAGCGCCACAGCGATCACTGGGCCCACCTGCTCGGGAGCGACGCCGCCGCGATCGGACGGGGCTCGCTGCGGATGCGGCTGCTGGCCTTCCTCGGACGGCGGTTCGGCTCGGTGTTCGTCCTCGCCCTCGCCCAGCGGGCCGAGACGCGCTCGCCGTACCGCGGCGACGCCGACGCGACACCGGCCATGGCCGCGGACGAACGGATCCACGAGGAGGTCGTGCGCGGGCTGGCCGTACGCGGCCGGGCCCGGGTGTCGGGCACGTTCCGGGCCGCGGTCTTCGGCGCGAACGACGGCCTGATCAGCAACCTCTCGCTGGTACTCGGGGTGATCGGCGGCGGCGCGTCGCGCACGACGATCCTGCTCACCGGGATCGCCGGCCTGCTCTCCGGCGCCCTGTCGATGGGCGCCGGGGAGTTCGTGTCGGTGCGCTCGCAGCGCGAGCTGCTCGCCGCGTCGGCGCCGGACACCAGCGACGCCCGGACGATCCTGCCCCAGCTCGACGTCGACGCCAACGAGCTCGCCCTCGTCTACCGGGCCCGGGGCATCCCCGCCGAGGAGGCCCGCCGTCAGGCCGAGGAGGTGCTGCGCAGCAACGACCCGGCGGCCGACGTCGAGGCGACGACGCCGGACGGGGACGGGTCCGACGTGATCGGCACCAGCGTCGGCGCCGCCGTGTCGAGTTTCCTGTTCTTCGCCACCGGCGCGGCGGTGCCGATCATCCCGTTCGTGGTCGGGTTGCAGGGCGTCACCGCGGTGGTCGTCTCGGCCGTCCTCGTCGGGCTGGCCCTGATGCTGACCGGAGCCACCGTCGGCGTGCTCTCCGGCGGGCCACCGCTGCGGCGGGCCCTGCGCCAGCTCGCGATCGGCGCCGGGGCGGCCGCGGTCACCTACGGACTCGGGACGCTGTTCGGCGCCGCCCTCGGGTGACCTCGCTACCGGGCGCGGAAGATGTGGAGCAGATGCTCCTCGACCGGTTCCTCGTCGATCTCGATCTGGTGCACCTCACGGGCCTCGTCGATCCCGCGGGCGTAGATCCGGACCCCGAAGCGCTCCCCCGGCGCCACCGCGAACACCGGCAGGTCCTCGATCTCGCCGAACGTGGTGACGACGTGCACGTCGCGCCCCGTCGCCGTCAGCGTGACCTGCTCGTCCAGGTCCCAGACGCCGCGTGCGACGGGCACCTCGGCGCCCGGATGGAACGTCTCGACCGAGACCTCGACCGGCCCGTCGAACGTCGCCGTGCGGACCACGAGGCCGCCGGCGTCGTCGGGGACCGGGTAGAGCAGCCGGTCGCCGGACCACCGCGGCGGGAAACGGAACGCCGGGCGGGTGCCGCCGTGCACGAGGTAGTAGCGGGAGCCCTCGATGTGGGGCACCACCGTTGCGCGCACGTCTCGCCTTCCGTGTCCGTCGACGCCGGGTGACCCGGGCGTCGCCGGGAGGCGCGGCACCACCGTATGCCCGGCCGCCGTCCACCGGGCCCGCGGGCGGTGGGCCCGGCCACAGAGTGCGCCGGTGGGGAAGCCCGGGCGACGATCATCCGTTGAGGAGGGTGACCGCCTCGCGCGAGGAGGCCCGCCCACCGCCGTCGTGGGCCGTGCTCCGTGAGCCCACCGTGCCGTTCCCGGGAGGACTCGCATGTCGACCGCCACCACGACCCCCGCCGTGACCCCCGCCACGACCCCCGCCGCGACCGGCGACGTCGTCCTGCTCAACAACGGCGTCACCATGCCGCGGCTCGGCTTCGGCGTGTCCGAGGTGCACGACGCCGAGGCCGCCGTCGGCGAGGCGCTGCGGGCGGGCTACCGCAGCATCGACACCGCGGAGGTCTACGGGAACGAGGACGGTGTCGGCGCGGCGATCGCGGCGTCCGGCGTCCCGCGCGACGAGCTGTTCGTCACCACCAAGATCTGGAACGACGACCAGGGCTTCGACCGGGCGATGCGCGCGGCCGGGGAGAGCCTGGACCGGCTCGGCCTCGACCACGTCGACCTCTACCTCGTGCACTGGCCGACCCGCGAGCACGACGACTGCGTCCGGACCTGGGGCGCCATGGAGACCCTGCTCGCCGACGGCCGGACGCGCGCGATCGGCGTCTCGAACTTCCGGCGCTCGCACCTGGAGCGGGTGATCGGCCTGGGCGGCACCGTCCCGGCGGTCAACCAGATCGAGCTGCACCCCTGGCTCGAGCAGCACGACCTGCGCGCGATGCACGCCGAGCACGGCATCGTCACCGAGGCCTGGAGCCCGCTGGGACGCGGCAAGCTGCTCGACGAGCCGGTGATCACCGGGATCGCACGGCGCCTGGGCCGCTCGCCCGCCCAGGTGGTGCTGCGCTGGCACCTGCAGCAGGGCACGGTCGTCATCCCGAAGTCGAACTCACCGGAGCGGATCGCCGAGAACCGGGCAGTCTGTGACTTCGCGCTGAGCCCGCAGGACATGTTCGCGGTCTCCACCCTGGACGTCGCCGGCGGCGCCGGCCGGATCGGCCCCGTTCCCGACGACCCGGCCTCCGCGCCCCGCTGACGTCACGGGCGGGGCCCGCGACCGCGTCGACGTGTGCCCGTCCGAAACGTGCCCGGGCCGGTGACATTCGACGCCCGTCCCATCGGATGGTCACCGCCCTCACCGGCGTTGAGACAGACAGTGCCCGGCGCCTCCCGGCGTCGGACCGCACCACGCTCGGGCCCGAACGAGATCGGGCCGGTCAGAGGGAGACTCGATGCCAGAGACCACCGTCCCCGACTCCACCATCGAACCCACCCGCACCGTGCGCGTCCCGGAGCTGGTCGGCGTGCCGGCCGCCGACGCGCACGACCGTGCGCTGGACGCCGGCGTGCTCGCGGTCGCGGAGAACGCGGCCCACACCGCGGCCGGCCGCAGTCGCATCGAGCGTCAGGACCCCGACCCCGGGGCCGAGGTCGAGCCCGGCGCGATCGTCCGGATCTGGGTCAGCTCCTAAGCTC is a window encoding:
- a CDS encoding aldo/keto reductase; its protein translation is MPRLGFGVSEVHDAEAAVGEALRAGYRSIDTAEVYGNEDGVGAAIAASGVPRDELFVTTKIWNDDQGFDRAMRAAGESLDRLGLDHVDLYLVHWPTREHDDCVRTWGAMETLLADGRTRAIGVSNFRRSHLERVIGLGGTVPAVNQIELHPWLEQHDLRAMHAEHGIVTEAWSPLGRGKLLDEPVITGIARRLGRSPAQVVLRWHLQQGTVVIPKSNSPERIAENRAVCDFALSPQDMFAVSTLDVAGGAGRIGPVPDDPASAPR
- a CDS encoding SAM-dependent methyltransferase, with amino-acid sequence MAYDDLVPDLERANAARMYDYLLGGAHNFAVDREAAEHALARRADLGEVARANRRFLGRVVRRCLDEGIGQFLDLGSGVPTVGNVHEIAHAGAPDARVAYVDIEPVAVAAGRSLVAGSDLVTVTHGDLRDPAAVLGAPTVAQHLDLTRPVAVLAVAVLHFVPGDLTALLAGYRDALVPGSVLALSHGSDDVDDPELAARVRAGVEAYRGTASEAHLRTRAEIVDALGGADALLPPGLVDLEDWPDAQDTRPATGMVGAVARIG
- a CDS encoding acetate/propionate family kinase, whose product is MSRILVVNAGSSSVKLSLLDGTGTERTDSVDPDDAAGGIARFLTGTADPDGVGHRVVHGGTEFTGPVRVDDDVLDRIERLRTLAPLHQGPAVAALRHTREALPGVGQVACFDTAFHATMPAAASTYAVPARWRDEFGVRRYGFHGLAHEWAARRTAQILGRPVGDLRIVNAHLGSGASLCAIHGGVSVDTTMGFTPTAGLVMGTRSGDLDPAVPLWLVERGLDRAEVAEDLDRHSGLLGLTGRSDTRVVEEAAGRGDPEAVLALQVWAHRARAQVAAMVAAMGGIDALTFSGGVGEHRPGMRARITDGLGFLRIALDHGRNERADGGGDAVISPDGSAVTSLVVGAREDLVVAEQVRSVLDRP
- a CDS encoding phosphoketolase family protein, whose translation is MSLSTSSDRTHAERLAELTALDAWWRAANYLSVGQIYLMSNPLLREPLSREHIKPRLLGHWGTTPGLTFLWAHMSRVIARDDRESLFVTGPGHGGPAVVAAAWLEGTYTERYSHVSRDGEGMAELFRQFSFPGGIPSHAAPTVPGSINEGGELGYSLAHAYGAAFDNPDVLVTCVIGDGEAETGALAGSWQSNKFLHPVHDGTVLPVLHLNGYKIANSTVLDRIPRSELLAQMEGHGHRPYVLEGGFDGEDTMAVHERMAEVVDEITAEIDRIRSRAAEQYAAGAEVERPRWPMLVLITPKGWTGPTVVDGQQVEGTWRAHQVPLTGVRDDEGHRRQLEEWLRSYRPDELFDDDGRPRAEVLAVSPVGSHRLSATPHANGGELLRDLRAPGIREFAVEVPAPGIANASATGTLGVWLGEVARANPDGFRVMGPDETASNRLQALFEVTDRQFLGERRDGDEHVGPRGRVLEVLNEQLCQGWLEGYLLTGRHGLFNCYEAFVHIVDSMFNQHAKWLEASRSIPWRRPIASLNYLLTSHVWRQDHNGFSHQDPGFLDHVLNKKPEIVRAYLPPDANTLLATMEHCLRSRDLVNVVITGKNEQPQWLDPEAAVAHCARGVGIWEWASNDAGSEPDVVLGCAGDVPTIEALAAVDLLRTHLPDLKVRLVNVVDLMRLQDEREHPHGLSHRDFDGLFTRDRPVIFAYHGYPWLIHRLTYRRANHTNIHVRGYKEEGTTTTPFDMVMMNELDRFSLVMDVIDRVPGLSVAEAGLRQYMGDERLRCRDHTRRHGEDAPDVVEWVWPV
- a CDS encoding PASTA domain-containing protein yields the protein MPETTVPDSTIEPTRTVRVPELVGVPAADAHDRALDAGVLAVAENAAHTAAGRSRIERQDPDPGAEVEPGAIVRIWVSS
- a CDS encoding MBL fold metallo-hydrolase, translating into MNADDRDDVDDAVMTVNEAAGNAVEHAYDPPGDGTVSVSVRTGPGRCAGAATGYSAEMDASLTFVGTATTVLRLGRHTLLTDPNFLRRGQRADLGYGLSSRRLTEPSTTIADLPRLDAVLLSHLHGDHFDGVARRELDHALPVLTTPAAAQQLGRWGFGAATGLRTWESHVLGDDAERVRVTAVPGQHGPALLHRALPSVMGSIVDLERRGHRSLRIYITGDTLNVPALREVRARFPDVDVMIAHLGGTRVAGVLVTMDAVQGADLVDVIRPGSVVPVHFDDYGVFRSPLTHFTDEMRRRGTSDQVRYVARGETVSLPARPVPDRTSLDPALRPA
- a CDS encoding VIT1/CCC1 transporter family protein, with protein sequence MDPTPPASSPSDPSPADRKRWRRMLADEREESKVYRDLAGRRTGDEREILLGLADAEERHSDHWAHLLGSDAAAIGRGSLRMRLLAFLGRRFGSVFVLALAQRAETRSPYRGDADATPAMAADERIHEEVVRGLAVRGRARVSGTFRAAVFGANDGLISNLSLVLGVIGGGASRTTILLTGIAGLLSGALSMGAGEFVSVRSQRELLAASAPDTSDARTILPQLDVDANELALVYRARGIPAEEARRQAEEVLRSNDPAADVEATTPDGDGSDVIGTSVGAAVSSFLFFATGAAVPIIPFVVGLQGVTAVVVSAVLVGLALMLTGATVGVLSGGPPLRRALRQLAIGAGAAAVTYGLGTLFGAALG
- a CDS encoding DUF1697 domain-containing protein translates to MGVRVVLLRAVNVGGAPLPMASLREIAGGLGAVDPRTYIASGNLVADVPGDPDEFDRSLERAVEAEHGFFREAISRTPRELADALAAHPFEVVEPKWSYVSFLLRAPTAAAIAKARTFAVGDDLWDVDGREMHIRYSTGAGRPQMKDASIGRALGVPGTARNLNTVRKLIALSGG
- a CDS encoding response regulator; its protein translation is MTPSDMPRPAHRALESRTVLIVDDHQLVGSSLEHGLRAEDEDAHYHPTGSARAVLETAARYRPGLVVLDLDLGRDEDGRRIDGVELIPALRRAGWRVLVLSSSSNAARIGSALAAGGYVWISKNAPFPQLLLAVREARAGRSVLSGDQRERLIGLHRKHERDQHELTVKLARLTPREHEVLAQLAEGKRAQAIASHFVVSVPTVRTQVRAVLGKLEVGSQLEAVALFRGTARHSVTQHSASRH